The DNA region AGCATAAAGAAAAATACACACATTGAGCTCCATCACATGAAAACAATTTAAAACCCCATTAAAAAAATTCTCACCCTCATTGGACAAATACCTTACAAATGGTATCAAAACCAACATTAGTTTCCACAAACTGATTTTTAAGATCTCCATTCAAAGTCACAGGAACGCCAACCACCTGCAGAATCCCAACAAGTGTCATCAATATATTTTTGTAGAAAATATACATATGAAATTAAACCAAACAATATGAAGAGGTACAACAGATAACTCGGAGACTAAACCAGTAACAAAAATTAAGAGATAATCTCAACCATAGAGCTTTTATAAGCAGCCCTTGTTGTCTTGCATCTACAATGACAAAATTACAAAATCCACAAGATAGTCCCAACCATACCTTTGTGGGGCATTTTGCTTCAGCAAACGTTTCTGCAAGCTGGGCAGCATCTGTGTTTGATGTCACCCCTGAAAGATAATGTATTTCAACATTCAGAAACCTCTTCCTAAAAATGTAAAACCATACATGAAGATCTAGTAAGATTATGTATACCCCCAATGATGACAAGACCATCAAGTTTCAAGCTGTTGCATGCAGCAAGAGCAGCATTAACTTGCTCTGTGGTCCTAATTTGATCTTTCGTCCGACCAAGCAAATCATAACCACCTAAGAAAGAAAGCCATAGTGTCATAAGAAGGCCTTAATAATTTTCTGAAAGATAATTGACAAACTAAAACAACTTCATTTGCCATAACCAACCTTGATTCTTGTATGTGGAAAGAACACTGTCAGTTATCTCCAGAGTTTTCTGGGCAAATAGACCTTCTGAACCACCTGGAGAAAGGAATAAGCACATGCAGACCTAGTTACTAAGTTTTCTATCAAATATGGCAATTTTAAAATGgaagaaaatattaaatattaaatcaaTATACCAAATCAAGCAAAACATGGAGTTAGGATTTctagttgaaaaaaaaaactaaaagacCAATTATGAAAATTACCAAGAAATCCAAGTAGAACACTTTTAGGATTGTGGATTTTGAGAGCAGTGTGAAGACCCCAAATGACATTGTGTCCTCCAGGAGATTGCCTTCCACAAAAAACAATCCCTACCCTGAAACATCACCAACAAAACTTGTAAGATTCAAAACACACAAGAATCATAAGCAGATTCAGAACAATGCCTAGGGAACATCAACATGACAAACAGAAGTTGACCTCATTGGTGGGTGCTCAGTAATAATCTGAGCATCAGGGACTTTAGCAGTGGCCCTGAGAAAGTGAGCCAAAGGGTGTCCATAGGTGTGTGGAAAAGCTCTGCTTATAGCAGGGGCATCAGAAGGGTCAGCAGTTGTGGTAGCATCACCAAATTCAACTCTCACAGTGGTTCCCTGCactcaaaaacaaaaaagaagaaaagggtcaaCGCAATTTCAAACAAGTTCATCACCcagataataaaaaaaaaaaaaaaaaaaacatgagatCTAATCACACAAATAGGTAGTGAATGAGCGAGCACTAACCTGGAGGCAAGGAGGAAGCTCAGGCTGGTACAAGGATCTAAGCTTTTGAAGATCTGAGAGTTCTCTGGGAATACCATAGTCAGAATCCATGGCAGAAGAAGAGAGGGTGAGAAACACAACACAaacgttgttgttgttgttgttgttggcgATGAGTACTATGGAAGAGTGTAAGTAACtattgttgtttgtatttggtGGGATGTTGAAAGTTGTTGAGAGAAGAAAACCCTTTTAAAAGAGTGCACCTTACACCTGACCTAACCAATTTTCTTCGCTTCTTCAAATCTAATGACCCATCTTCCACCAAAATCTATACCTACCAAGCCCATCGAATTCGGGTCCCTTTTTATTCGcatattctattattttttttaacttttttaatctttatctttattttccttAGTGTAGTCTTTTGTCATCTCTCCAAGGTAGAACAAAAAGTAAAAAGGAAAGAATTTAGATATATCTTTTTACAATAAAATATGGATTTTGGATCTTTTTAGATGATAAATATGCCTTTTGGTCTTCAAAAAGTTATACCATAGGATTGAGATTCCTTACCAACTGAGGGCTCTCAGAATTTGTAGTTGAATGGTATATGTGAGATTCCATTGTTTAGTGACTCCGGGAATCACACGCAATACCAATAACTAGTAACTTTTTTCAAAAGGTAGGATTAGATTTTATTGATTGAATTATTTGGATATTTTTCATGTAAATTGAGTTAGAATATATTCTTTTCAAAAATGATATTATCTCTTAGATTGCCTTTAAAATAAACCGCTCAAAATAAGTTTTGCACAGTCATGCAACCATATCTCTCCATTTTGctaattcataattaattttaaatttaatgatatttaaaataagaaattgaAGGATATGATTAAATGACTGTGCAACAgtacatagaaattaatctcaatttaaaatttaatttttaaataatttgtaTATCTTTTTTATAATTTAGATACTTAATTTTATATCTTTTTaagaattttaaatatttaatccTGTGCGTAGTTTTAAATTtgattcatctttttttttgaacgaattTGATTCATCTTTGACAGCAGGGAAAATACATCTATCACGTTAGAAGAGATCTCATTCTCACGTGATTTTTGTTTTTCGTGTTTTTTCATGATGACCCAATAGCTTGCTTTGTTCGATgtaaacaagaaaaaaattgacGAGAAAGAAAgctttatcaaaaaaaaaatgggaatCATATACAAGCTTTTTTTTAGGGGGCAAGCAAATACAAGCTTGAAGGCATTGAGAATTGAGATGTACAATTAAACCAAGTTCCATTCTCATGCGAGAAAGAAAACTTATCTAAATGCGCAGCATTATTTGTTGATTTTGCACATGTAAACAAGAAAATTACCGGAAGAGGgagaaataaattaattagtggcatttataaaattaaattatcctTTTTCTTTTGTACATGAGGAAGAAAAACTAAACTAACTAACAAAATCCTGCAAAAGGAAATAAATCAGGCTAGAAGGAGGTTGTCCCCAAACACACTGTGGCGAACCCTCCCTTGCAGCATGGCGAGCCAGCGAATCTGCAGCTGAGTTCTTGTCACGCGGTATCGGGAGTAGCATAACCTGCCAATCTTGCTGGAGTAAACCTCTAACTCGTGCAATGTCCTCCCTCGCCCAATAGTCATCCACTGCAGCTCTAGGTTGCAGCACCATCAACGCTTGTGGACAATCCGTGCAGCAGACAACGTTTCGATAGCCAACGCTCCAACCGTGTTGGTGGCCAAGCTCCATAGTCAGGATCTCCACCGCGAAAGCTGACCCTGTGCCATAACTACCTGATGTGCTAGAAATCCAATTCCCAAACGCATCCCTGATTATGGCACCACAACCTATCCTCATCGTGTTTGGGTTCCAACTCCCGTCAACTTGGATGCGAATGGCATCAAGAGGTTGTTGTTGGTTCAACTATTGTGGTGCTTGCTGCAGCAGCGTTGGTGACGCTCCGCGGCTCCAAGTCAATATATCCTGCAAAACCTGTCGACTGCCAGCCATTCACCATGTGCCAGCTCAGGTTTTAATGGCTATCGATCCTGACTTCGTAATCACTGAGGGAATCGTGACTTGCGCTGGTGGCCCTTGTGTCGTTACAATTTCCTCTGGCGTCGGTATTGGGGTTGTAACGTTCGTTGTGCTCGTTGCCTTCTCGCCAGCCGCCACCGTCGTTTCGCTCGCTCCCTGCGTTTCTCTATTTGAACCTGCGTGAATGGGTTGCGTGGTGCAATTACGTGAGAGGTGTCCATAATACCTACATTTCAGAAATAGCGAATGGAGACCCTCGTACTCCACATTGTACCAAGTGCCTTCTAACCCCACAACTCCAAGCACCGGTTTGTTAAGATCAATCTCTACACATATACGTGCAAACTTGCCTCTATGCATATATGTTGTGTTCAAATCCACTTTGATGGGTGTTCCCACCGCTGACGCCAACGTCATGAGAATATTCTTGCCATAGAATTGGAAGCCAAGACCTGGAATGCGAATCCAAACAACAATAGTGTTGATCGTCGAGTTCGCCGCAACAAAGTCTGGCGTCCAAGGCTTAACTGCGAGGTAATGATCATAGATAAGCCAAGGTGCCTCTGATGTTACCCGCCCCTTATCCTCCTTCTTGTCAAAATTTACAAGAAAGTAGCCATGGTGCACATCATGCACCTCATATCCTCCAGACAATTTCCCCTTCACTCTCAGCTTCTCACAAAGAGCTCCATAACCAATATGTTTACCTAATAGCTTCACCACGAGGCAATcctccaaaagtttacaaatctCCACATATGTGCGTGGATCAATAGAGAACATGGGGAAAGACTCATCCCCCTCCGCATACACCATCTTCATGACACCATAATCGACAAGGTTCACAAACTCCCTAGTTTCTGTGCTTTTCTATGATCCAAGGACTTTCTCCTTGAACGTTGGCTTCCGAACTATGTCTTCCCGTGGCTTGGCCGCTGGTTGGCTCCCATTTTGGTGATCGCCAAGATCCTCGTTATCAACCTCCCTCTCCAATTCAATGTTTAGAAAGTTAATTCTCCCAACAAAGATTTTATTTCTAAAGGAGAATAAAGCAAGTATTATTTGACCCGACCATCTATTAgtaaatcatatttttttacaatttttcttTGGTGCATTCATTACTATCctaatttaaattttggtaTGTTGAAAATCAAATATCTCCTCAAATACATGATTTCTAAGAATTGAACTTTGTCCAAATTGAAGTTAGTTtggttctttcaaaaaaaaaatattttggttAACAATTATTTTGgtgataataataaaaattaagatCTTTAGAATTTAAATTTGCAATTTTCAAAATactttattaataaaatatttcaaatgatATGTATaaatgttttattattttaaatattgatTGAAGAAATTTTAGTACTActataaagaaaaatatattttagtattaattgataaaattaagtaaattaaaaatatttactttattacatatttaatttaatataaaacacCATGACACATGTTTCAACTAGTTGCTGGTAATTCATCGTGGGGTCCCACCTGGGATGACCGTTCAATTTCATCATGTTATGAGGGAAGCCAACTCTTTGGCGGATTGTTTGGCTAAAGTTGATCATGTCTTTGGCTTTGGTACTTACTCTGTTAACAGAATGTCTTAATTTGTTTGTATCTGGATGTTGAGGAGGCTTTAGCCTCCCTCCGTGCTCCTGTTGCTTAGCGTTGTTTCGCTCTTGGGGCCATGCCCCtccatgtaacaaaaaaaatttggtTGTTGGTTCAAGTGATACATGTTGATTAAGTGGGAAAGTCCAGGGATCATGAGAACATAGAGCACCTCGTGTACCAACATGGTGTTGTTCATGTTGTAGGCAAATTAAACCTCTATTTTGGTTAAAATACAAGTTTGAactctaaaaaaattatttgttggAAGAGGCTGTTACTATTTTACAAATGGGATTAGCCTTGCTATTAAAAGACGATtgtgtacccaaaaaaaaaacgattGTTCAATTTCTAAtttataagaattaaaattagtttaataataatttttaaatacatatttgatttaaatttaattgattAAAACATTTAAGTATTGATCAATGACACATAGTTTTATGAAAAGAGATAAAATAATGCGAGTTTATTAgattttaaaaacttaataatgTCAGGGTTTGGGTTAGTGGTGCGTGATCATAATGACAGGATGATGTTTGCTGCTACATGTATGGAGCCTGCTCACTTTGATCTAGCTATGGCAGAGGCGTTAGCATTGATATGGAGCTTGAGCGTGATAGAGGAACTGAGCATGGATGAAGTGGTAATTGAGACAGACTCAATGATAGTCTATAGGGGTGTAAGCGGGTTTGGTCCGATCCGCGAATCCGATCAAATTTATCCGAACCAAACACATTGTGGTGGGTTGGATTGGATCAATGGTTCGGTTcggattttttttactgaatccGATCACCTTCGGTTCGGGTATCGGATTTGGGGATTGAAAAACCGatcaatccgaaccaacccaataattgagaattttttttatattcaacTCAAACACTGAACATATTTAATTGGTTCGGACATTTAAACACcctaaatccgaaccaatccggtCCGATTACACCCCTAGTCTACAAAGCTATGAGGGAGGCTCATTGCAAGCCTTACATTGAGCCAATTATTTTAGACTGCAAGTTATTAGCCTCCATGTTTCCTAAGTTTTCCATTAGTCATGTAAAAAGAAAGGCTAATAATTCAGCCCATTCCTTAGCTGCCTTAGCAAATGAATTCCCCTCTAATGTGTGGTGGGATTATCTTCCTCGTTGAGTTGCAGAGGCTATCTTTGTAGATGCTTTTTCTTATGATTAATGAAAATTGCGTACtggctttcaaaaaaaaaaacttaatatatCAGGGTAGATTAGTAATTAGAAACTATCCAACCCAAATACCCAATGCAAAGtatacatatataaaatattatagtAATTAAAAATCTTATCAAAATTTAGCTTAATGTAAATAATTATATTAGggatgataaaatataaaaataccgctagaaatttattttaaaagtaccaattacataaaattattttattgataAAACTTATGTTAACAATAAtatcaaataaaatatataaatatatattataaaaaattaatttaattttacataatatattttcttaaattattcattttaatttttttctatcgAAAAGTTGGTCCCGGGATCTCCCTCCCACATATCCCTTAGCTCtcaccacttgaactatcattcggggactttaaattttctttttatttattatttatttacaacattttgtattttttgaaagaaacattttgtatttttttaaagaaacattttatatttttaaaatcattATCATTTAATAGGTATATAAACTTGAAATTTAGTAAAGAAGCTTCTAAAtagtatttaaattattttaaatattcaaAGTACTCAACCGTCTCAACGTCAATCTTGAAATCATATTCTTGACCACTGTTAGACTTAGACGTATGGGTCTTCATTCTGAAAGAGGAACCCAAATTCACATCTACCCCTTCAAAGTTTTCAACTGCATGAAACTAAAGAACCAATAATTTCTATGTCTGATGATAgcaaaatatattttatctctATTTCTCTAATCTGTTACCAATGGTCAAATAAAATTTccatttgtcaaaaaaaaaaaacccaatggTCAAAGCGTCTAGAACAAGGCTGAACAACAGAGAAAGGAAGATACATTGTGCCCTTCGGATCAAATTTTATTATTCtatatttaattaaatcatTATTCTATTTCAACTCCTCTAAATCCCGAGTGATAGCTCAAGTTGTAAGAGTTATGGTAGGGATGTCAAAATTACCCACACTCACGGGTATCTGCGAATAAAAATCCGCTATGAGTAATTACTCACACCCACAGGTATATGCAGATTTATTTAATTGTTATTTTCACTATCCATTTACTAATAGGGAGAGGGGTAGTTCACTTGGTGAACTAAGGAaaatgaagggatttgcaggATGGAGGTCAGGATTCAAACCCGggtgaaggaactaatttactactCCCTCCATTTCTATATAACTGgtactttaaggttgttgcacaagtattaagaaacaACAACTAATATTCGTGTTTTACTAAAATTATTATCTAACTTCCAATTACAccatttatctctcttattaattctaacttttcaatttttctaccaTTAATAAATGAATGGTACACTTGGTAAAGTagaattaatgctctcttgaaactttaAAAGTATCAATTATATAGGAACAACAAAAGAACCAAAATAgtatcagttatttaggaacgaagggagtaacaattaacaactaacatttgtctaaaATGGGGTGGATCCGGATATTGATGCATCAATACCCATGGATACTCGCCCGATATAACAAATACTAAAATatctttgatatatatatatatatatatatatatagtctaGCAAGAGATGTATTTTAAGTTTAATATATATCtaatgaatttgtgtttgaATTATAGTTATCTCTAAAGTAAGTTTTTACAATAGTAATGGTAAAAAGAAGTCATTTTAGTCCTAAAAAAGAGGTAAAAAATAAGTGTTTTTCTTTACACATTAATTGACTATAAAGTCGagtcttaaattttattttcaattgaaCAAAGATATGCAAATCCATATATGTTCATGGGTGTCGGGTGCCCATGGACATCCACGAGTATTTTAAAAACCGGTTAAAACTCATTTAATGGATATCCATGCGGGTATGAAGCGGGTACATGTATAAATTTTTACATGCGGAGCGGGTGGTGGTTATATACTTCCCATGCCCACCCTAGCCATTGACATCCCTAGTTATaagacatatgagttgagtaGAGAGGTCCAGAGATCAATCCCTGGATGGTATAATTTATCTTTTGGATGTACCAAAAACACACCTCCAAACATTTTAACTGTTTCACTTTGCCAAAgttccattttattttatttctctttcaaaaaaatatggTGTACCAAATGATAGCTAAAATGTTAAGAGTTAAGGGATATATGGATTAAGTGGGAAAGTCTCGAGATCAATTCTTGacggatgcaatttatctttctggtatataaaataaataactaaaCACACCACTGATTTTAAATGTTTATACTTTTTTTCTTCCCCCATCATGTTTTACCCTTTAAGTTAAAAGGTATATTATATGTGTGACTTTTTTAATCAGAAAACATAGGGGTTGTgagcagtggcggatccaggacgcCCGGAtcaggggttcaaatttttcaaatgaacacatgggtgaaaatttaattagaaataactttaatatgtttatacatcataaattatacaagtcatagttgtcCTCTACGTGATTTCATATTCTGAAATCGTTGAACAACTTACACTAACACTAACGATCATGTTCTTCCCTCAATCGAGGGAAAACTGAATAAAGTTAAATTTTACATAAAACTTgcagaaaaatataaaagcgaCTTTCTCTTATCACTTTACTTACTAAGAAAATAACAGCCAAATAAGTAAAAATAGACGAAAACGCATCCATCACTTGAAATTTTGTATCTGCAAATATTTATGTATGTATGCACATTCATATGTATGTATGATTCATTAATATCTATCATTTTAGTTTCACTTTTGACattcaataattaattaatgcatatTATTTCACCTATCCTCAATCATAATTTTGCCAAATATCTTAGTTAAATTGACCAACTGAGGTTAGAAATCTAAACTGAAAACACTAGAAACATATACTATTCTCGTTGAGCGTTTCCAATTCAGTAAAGATCAGATAAATGAATAATTAGATTGTCTTTAAGAACTAAGTAACTAACTCGAAACAGAAAAATTGAACGAAGgatatataatttaatattgAACTATTTTGCAGACGATGATTCTGATTGCAGTTCTCACTTCTTAGTTGGGTGGGACTTAGGGTAGCGAGAGAAAGATGGTGAGTGGCTGAGTGCgcgtgtgtgagagagagagtgaggggAGTAGGTGAGTGTGAGTCCTTGGTGCAAAACTTGatctactagtataatttaaaattttcaggggttcaaaaaaaatattactccctccgttccagaaagtttgttgttttacaccatttttcaatatcccaaaatgtttgttgttagaaaaccaatgcattttttgctaattttttccacctctaccctcatttaatacattttctctcacttatcaccttccatattaaccaaccacaactcttctctattaattacattcttttctatctaagtataatttaatagttgcacatcatactaaTAAAAGcaaataagggcaatctagtcaaattatactattaataattgttttcttactctttgtgccacaaccttaaactacaaactttatggaacggagggagtatataggAATgtaagtgtaattttttttttgttcagggGGTCCATCTGAACTCCCTCATGTTCAAGTGCGTCCGCCACtagttgtgagttattggactCATAACTTAATGGACCAATAGaagaattttttataaataaaatataaaaattttaactcacttatcttcaatgtaatTTGACGATGAATTATTTAACACAAACTTTCTCATAGGTCATTTGAACAACCCGAAAACATATCTCTGGTCGGGCCAAATAGTATATCCTATGAACAGTGAATCTTGGATTCGACTTCTTTACCGTCCAACCATGCAAATTTGCTCGCTTCTAAGTTTTAAACTTAAAAGATTGTATACTTTTCATGGGGTAGGACCAAAGAGTGTATAATATGAATAAAGAACTCCAAGTCTGACTTTGTTATCATCGAGCCATGCAAGTCTACTCGTTTCTAAGTTTTAAACTTAAGAGGTTATGTTCCTCTAGGGCGGAGGCAGGGGGTGGCCTGCCTGTGCCATGGCCACACCCAAGATTTTGCAAATctcttataaaagaaaaattagcTTTTGTATTGTTAAAAATCCACAACTGTTTCTTCTTCTCTGTTGTTATATTTTCGCTTTTGGCCCCGGTGAGATCAAATTGCTAGCTCCGCCACTGTTTCCTCCCTACCCGTTCTGATAAGTGCATATAAGTATATAACCCAAAGCAAGATTAAAAGGTGTCCCTATTCCAACTCGGGCAGCTCATCCACGCTTGCAGGAGTTATTTAAAGTCTAGCGCATTGCTCCACCCGAATGGTAACGGTTTTAGGGGACCGTAAGCCACAATAAATCGAAAAAGAGacaaggcttaattgcatttttggtccccaactttGCCCTTCCCGCGAAAATCGTCCCCGATTTACGAAATTAGCAAAAACCATCCTCAACATTTATACTCCGTTGCAAAACTAGTATGTTGTTTCACTTCCGTCTGAAAAATAACGTTTTGTGGGTAAAAACCCATAAATATGATGAATATTTatcttcttcattcttcattcatcATTCATCATTCCAACCcaggtggaattttttttttcctgtagTCAAATAATTCAACCAAAAGGTTAAAACTTTGAGAAAATCCACCGCACCTGCTCAAGAtgcaaacaaaataaaacacgCAGCTGCTTCACAAACCAATAAACGTAACCCAGGAACAGCTCCCCCAAGATGCAAACTGAATTGAATTGAAGTTCAATAAATTGTTCTGCGCACTAGGTCATCCAACAAACATCATTCGTCAGCAGGTTCGATCCCAACGATGTGGACTGAGGAATCAACCTGAAGTGAACCCCGAAGCCATGCAGGCATCAACATCCAAACCTACAGATCTAGCTCTCCTAATTTTATCGGCCATCTCTACCTCTCCATTTGAGGGAAAATTGACGGAAGCTAGAAAATTTAGGGGTTTGCTAAGTTCAGATTGGCACCAAACCCATGTTCTCCGAACCCGATCTAACAAGGAAGGAGGaggatgaagaaaaagataagGGTGGGTGACTCTCCAGATTGTTCTTAGGCGTTGTTGATGAAGACGGTGAGATGCACGGGAGGCGTTGATGATGGTGAAGATGGGTTTGGGATTAGCTTTGTAAATGACATATGTAACCAATCCAAAACAAAATTCATATTAGCTTCATCATCTTCCCTTTAGATTAGATTGATCAATAGAAAAACAATGTTTCTTGTTGAATTTGAAGTTGGAAAAGATACCTAGCAGTTGGATCTGACCATGTTTTTGATGCGCAGGAGATGAAGATAAGAGTTGATGTTTTTGAtcgattcttcttcttctctgggTTGTTGTGgggtgggtttctgggtttttgggggtgggggttggtttttgggattttggtGGGTTCTTGGGCATATGAAGATGAACTTCGTCATGAAGAATCtttgaagaaagagatgaagatgatgaagttcatgtgtttttttgttattttttattttttacccagaaaacgttagttttcaGATGGAAGTGTAACGACAGACCAGTTTTGCAACAGAGTGTAAACGTTGAGGATGATTTTTGCTAATTTCGTAGTTCGGGAACGATTTTCACAGGAAGGGCAAagttgagggaccaaaagtacaattaagccAAGAAACAAATATCAAAAACATAGTAATGAGAGGCAGCATGGAGCAGTGAGAAAGGGGACAGACAATACATATTAACCATTTCTCGGAAACTCACATgcttaaaagaggaagatgacAATACCACTATAGAGTAAAGGGCAAAGCAATGGAGCAGCTAGTCTGAAGGAAAAAGGACCAATTGCCAAGATAAAAGGGACTACTAAATTAGGAGAAGGCATTTTATATTGTAATTGCATAAAAGGTCATAGTAACAATGGTTAAAGTTTCTTCCTCCACTTTGCCTTTCACTGTGCATTATAACCCATGTAAAACATCATTTATTTACACCCCTCGTGTGATCACCACCCTTATTCTTATGTACAAATCTCTAAATGCTTTTTCAAACTTAAATGTCATACTATCTTTGTAAGTATCTTTCGTCTTATTACACTACAAGAAACACGGGTTTTAGCGgccgttatgttttcttttagCGGCGATTATAACCGCCGCTAAAAACGTTTAGCGTCGGTTGGAAAAAACGACATTGAATAAGGCGACGCAAAATTTTAGCGGCGGCTATATAGCGACTGCCGAAAAAATCGCCACTAAATTTAGCGGCGATTTTACCAAATATATTGCGGCGGTCATACTTGCCCCTAGACCGAAAGTGTCAATTTCTTTTCAACGTTTAGCGGCGGTTTCAACCGCCGCCATTGCccaaaatgaattttttaaaattttcagtggTTGCCTCAATTGCCCCTGGTAGTGTTCTTTTTAAATCAATGCAGTACCACTCCTTTCAAatacaaaaaatattttatttaaatttgatCCTCATGGATTAGAGCTGTCGATGAGTTGCAACCCGCGAGCCAGCCCAACGGGTTGGTTAAATGAGTCGGGTTGGGTTGACTAAATTCCAACTCGGATATAATATGGGTCAGTGCAACCCAACCCATTTAGGGTTAAACGAGC from Lotus japonicus ecotype B-129 chromosome 2, LjGifu_v1.2 includes:
- the LOC130735940 gene encoding uncharacterized protein LOC130735940, whose protein sequence is MRIGCGAIIRDAFGNWISSTSGSYGTGSAFAVEILTMELGHQHGWSVGYRNVVCCTDCPQALMVLQPRAAVDDYWAREDIARVRGLLQQDWQVMLLPIPRDKNSAADSLARHAAREGSPQCVWGQPPSSLIYFLLQDFVS
- the LOC130735941 gene encoding uncharacterized protein LOC130735941, whose translation is MVYAEGDESFPMFSIDPRTYVEICKLLEDCLVVKLLGKHIGYGALCEKLRVKGKLSGGYEVHDVHHGYFLVNFDKKEDKGRVTSEAPWLIYDHYLAVKPWTPDFVAANSTINTIVVWIRIPGLGFQFYGKNILMTLASAVGTPIKVDLNTTYMHRGKFARICVEIDLNKPVLGVVGLEGTWYNVEYEGLHSLFLKCRYYGHLSRNCTTQPIHAGSNRETQGASETTVAAGEKATSTTNVTTPIPTPEEIVTTQGPPAQVTIPSVITKSGSIAIKT